Below is a genomic region from Balaenoptera ricei isolate mBalRic1 chromosome 3, mBalRic1.hap2, whole genome shotgun sequence.
CAAGGTCAGCCTGGCCCTAGAGGCGACCTCGCATGCCCCTCCCCACCTTGCCTCTGCTCTCTGAACTTTCTCATCCCCCCCAAACTGACTCCTAAACGCTCCATATCTGATCCTGGCCACCTCTGCTGACCCCTGAACCCACCAAAACTTACACTCACCCCCAAACCTGATCCCAGCCCTTCAATTAACCCTGCACATCACTAAAACGAACATCCAGCTCCCAAATGACTCCCACAAACCTCCTTGAATGTGACTCAGGCCCCCATACTGACCTCAAGACATATAGTCCCCAAATGACCTCCCAACTTCTCCACATCGGACCCAGCCCTCAATTGACTCCAGAAGTCAAACCGTTTCTAAATTTGCCAAATCTGACTCTGAGACATCCCCAAACTCAAAACCACCTGCTGCACTATCCTGGGAACTCCCCAAATGTGACCATCCCCCAAAGGGGCTCTCAAACCCCTAAACAAATCCTCAAACATCCAAACAGGTCCTTAGCCCACCACCCTGATCTTGAAAATGTCCCCAAACTACCCCTTAGCACAATCCCCAAATCTCTAGATCTTAGAAGTTGGAATGTTTTCTAAGATGTTCCCTACAACAAATCCTGAAAATTCCTGCCCCTCACTCTCCCCAAACTGACCAATTTCCTCTAAAAGTCTTCCAAACTTCTTTCCAAATGACACCCAGACCCCTTGCTCCTGGCTTCACTGCCCCCCACAACTTTCCAGCCCATGCCCCGCTCCAGGATGCCCAGTCATCTCTGGCCCAGGCTCTGAGCTTGCCTCTGTCCCCGCAGACACCGTGGAGGGTTCAAACCTCACCATGCGTGGAGTCTTCCGGCAGATCCTGGCCCAGCAGCGCTGCCCGGGGCTGTACCGAGGCATGACCTCCACGTTACTGAAGGTGTTGCCAGCAGGTGGCATCAGCTACATGGTGTACGAAGCCATGAAGAAGACCCTGGGCGTATAAGCAGTGAACTAGGCATACCCTGGGCAGAAATGGACAGGAGGATCCAGTGTCCCCTGGCCCCAAAGAACCCTCCAGGCTTGGGACCCAGGGTGGTTTTTGTCAGAAgcaggctgggggcctgggtcAGAAGATTCCtggagtgacttccctggtggatcagagtttaagaatccacctgccagtgcaggggacatgggttcaatccctggtccaggaagatcccacatgccacggagcaattaagcccatgtgccacaactactgagcctgtgctctagaacccgcgagccacaactactgagcccgtgtgccacaactactgaagcccatgtgcctagagcccatgctctgcaacaagagaacccaccgcaatgagaagcccgtgcaccgcaacgaagagcaggccccgctcgccacaactagagaaagcctttgtgcagcaacgaagacccaacgcagccaataaattaaataagtaactttaaaaaaaaaaaaaagaagattcctgGAGCCTCCTCCCCAGGGTGCAGCCTGGGACTACTTTGGACTCCAGTCTGACTCGCTGTGACTTGTCCTTGTTCCAGAGCAAAAGGGTGAATGTGGAGACAACCAGGAATAAAGCGATGGTTTCTGCTGGACGTGTCTGGGATACCTGGGTCCAGGAGGGCAACTGGGGATCTGTTATACCTGGGTCCAAGAGAGGAGCTGGTTATCTGGAATCTCTGGGTCTAGGACAGAACTAGGACTCCCTGGGTCCAGCAAGAAAGCTAGGGACCTGGAATCCTTGGTTCCAGGAAGTGAGCTAGGGACCTGGAATCCTGGGTCTAGGATGAGAGCTGGGGACCCGGTATACCTGGGTCCAGTGGGTAAGCTGGGAACCTGGAATACCCTGAGTCTAAGAAGGAGCTGGGTATCTGGATCCCTGGGTCCTGGAGCGGGGATGGGTACCTTGGGCCCCTCAGTCCTGAATGGGAATTGGAAGCCTGGAAGATGCCTAGGTCTAGGAGAGAAATTGAGGGCCTAGGATCAGAGCTTGGAGCTGGAATCCAAAGACCTTATGTGAAGCGGGTGTGGGGTGTGGAATTAAGAGTCTGGGATTCCCTCGGTCCTGGGAGGAAACCAAAGGCCCTAGACCCTTGAGTTCGGGAAGAGAGCTGGTTCCGTGAGTGCTGGAAGAGAAGTGGGGGCTCTAGATCCCTGGGTggatggagagaggagagggggtaCAGAGGATCCCTCGGTTTCCTCTTGCTTTGGGGCCACCCCACCCCCGGAAGCACCCGTCTCCAAGGCCTCAAGCAGGCCACGTGCATGGCCTACCCAGCCAGGTTCCTGGGGCGCTAACCCAGACGTCAGGCCTGAATTCCGGCAGCCGGTCGCCAATGCCCACGTCGGCTGCCATTCACTCCGGCTACGGCTAATCCCCTCCCGCCGTCCGGGGCCGGCTCCGCCCCAATGCAGCTGCGCTTCCACTGGCTCCCACCAAAACGAAGCACCTTTATTTCCTTCATTGCCATTTGTCCGGAGAGGTGTCAGTCACCTTACACCCGCCCCCGCCACTCAACCATTGGCTTAGAAGACACGACTAGAAAAGGATTCTGGTTAAGACCGAAAGTAATTCAGTCCAAACGCAAGCGCATCACACAGATCTCGTCAGAGACTGGATACGTTGATTGCCAatctctataaaaaaaaaacctccttccATGTGTACTCATTGGCTTGCGTAGACGACTATCTCGCCGGACGCCCGCCCAGCCGTTCAAAGAAGCCTTTCGCCAGATCCCTCCTTCCTGTCCACTTGACTCTTCGGAGCCATCAATCCGGTTCTGAAGCCGCCCACCGATTCTGGAACTCCCGCTTCATTGGGCCTCGGGTCTTCTCGGATCTCCTCGATTTGCCCTCCCAGCGCCGGCAGCCCGCGGCCCACTGCCTCCGAAAGCTGTCGATCTCCCGGCGCCTCCCGCCCACTGCCCCTCCCGGCACTCCGATTGGCCGCTCGCCTCCAGAGCCCGTGATTGGTGTCCCGGGAGCAGCAGCCGCCTTCCATTGGCCCGGAGGCGCCGTCCGTCAAGCCGGCGTCGGGAGGGGGCGTCCCTCTCCCCCCTCGTCGTCTTTCCAGCCGCTGGGTTCCCAGAGTGCTCCGCGGCCGTGTGGAGCGAGGCCTTGTTCCCGCGTTGagccgctgctgccgccgccgcctcctcagCTTCAGCCTCCGCGCCAGGCCCGGCCCCGCCGCGCCATGTCGGACTACAGCACGGGAGGACCCCCGCCCGGGCCGCCGCCACccgccggcgggggcgggggatcCGGAGGAGCCGGGGGTGCCGGGGGAGGCCCGCCGCCGGGCCCGCCGGGCGCGGGGGACCGGGGCGGCGGCGGTCCAGGCGGCGGCGGCCCGGGCGGAGGGTCAGCCGGGGGCCCCTCGCAGCCGCCCGGCGGGGGTGGTCCGGGAATCCGCAAGGACGCCTTCGCAGACGCAGTGCAGCGGGCCCGCCAGGTGAGGAGGCCGCGGGCCTGAGGGGCGCGCGcgcgggcgggggagggggcggggtcaCGTGCGCGCGCGGGGTCGCGGGGGGGGCGGGGCCGCCGCGGGGTCACgtgaggcggggggcgggggcctgGGCCTCCCCAGACACCTGGAGTGGGGGGCCCCCCCGGGGGTGACCCCCTGCAGGGGGAAGGGTCGTCCGGGGTTCACCCAAGAGCGGCCGCTGCGTGTGCAGGGTACTTGGAGCTCGGGGACtcactttggggacttccctccCCCGTTAGGACATCCTCCACTCCTGGAAGCAGGGGGTCCGCCTTCCCAGGGAAGTCTTGCTGtgcccccacctccccatcaGGGCAAAGAGCAGTTTGCCCCCAACCCGGTCCCATTTCTGCCTGCTCCCCAGGAAGGAGGGACTTCGGGGCGGGAAGAAAAGTCCTCTTGAGCTTGTAAAGTGGAAAGGGGACCCTTTGGCTGCCAGGCGGTGGCCAAGCACTTAGTTGAAATGGGGAGGGTGGGCCTAGGGACTGGCTCTTTTTGATGCTTCTGGTGACTTGAAAGCGTGGTCTGTCTCttttggggagagaagggaagggtcCCACCACTGTGTTTTGGGGCATGATGACTACGTGGAGGTGTCACATGCTGGTGTGTGACATCCCCGGCTCCATTCTCggcctccccacggcctgagggGAGGAGGCCCATAGAAAGAGAGAACTTTGTTGCCCTTTCAAAAGGAAGCTGACCCGGCTCAGGCCATTGAGTGCTTTCTCACTCAGGATTGTCCCAAAACCTCCAGGACACAGTGGGAGGTCCCGTTAGGGGAATGCCCTCTTCCCCTCCCAGCGTGGTCTGTGACTTTCACCCCTGGGGTGGGACAGGGTTCTAAGCTGCACTTGATCTGGTTGCCCCCAAACTGTCTTGAGTGAGAAGCAACTCTAACAAGGAGAGTTGGTGCTGTCAGTTGGGGTGGGATAAGGCCCCATCTAGGCATCCCAAGAGTTTTGGctcaaagtgtttttaaaaagaaaaaagaaaaagttttacagGTGAAAAGATAGATCCTCAGCTCATGGTTTGTGTTTCTTTGGAAAACTTGTAATGATTCCACCAGCAGAGTCTGGTCTTAAATTTGTTGGGTTGGAGTTTATTTGACGTTGCTGTTCGTGTGTCTAAAATGTAACATGTGTTCTGAGAAAGGTCTTCTGTTTTGGTTAAAATGAGGGTTTCAGATGCCTTGAAGCAAAAACTTTTCTAAgatttgttgaacaaatgcaaAGATTTTGAGAGTGAGGGAGATAAAGGAAAGTTGTGCTCTTCAGCATCCCAGAGGACCAGGAGCTTGGGCAAGGGAGTGTCTGAAAGTTCTCCCTGGAGGAGGGGCCCTGAGGACCTTCCCTGGCACCTGAACTTCTGTTCCTTTCGCCCCTAGAACAAGTCAGTGTGGATTACACTCTGGCCACAAACAAATTAGGCACAAGTCTCATAGAGAAAAGGGAGTTTTGAAATTCCTGAATAACTCTTGAACTCTGAGGCCTTGGGTAAAAACTTTTTCTAGAAGGTCTTAACCCCCAGGCTCTTCCCCAAATCTGGGGGAAGCCACTCCCAAGCCAGACAGCAAGACCTGTTGGGTTTAATGAACCAGAGAAGTCGATCTGAGCACCATGGAGGGAGATTTTGGGTGGTAATTTTTCTCTGCTTACAACTTTATTTCTAGATCGCAGCCAAAATTGGAGGTGATGCCGCTACAACAGTAAATAACAGCACTCCTGATTTTGGTTTTGGAGGCCAAAAGAGGCAGTTAGAAGATGGAGGTAACTACCTGCTGGAGGGGCAGGGGGGAGAGAGTGAGGTGCCTTTGTTTGAATGTGGTTCAAAGTGGGGGGAGCCCGCTGCCATTTTGGTCTTTTAAAACCTCAGCGATCCCAGCTTTGTTGTCTCTTTTTGTTCGGGCTGCCATCCTGAGGTATCAGGTGGCTGAGTGGAGGGCAGATTGATTGTGACCAGGTCCAAGTTGTAAGTTCTCAAGACTGTTCCTCCCCTCCTGCCAAGCTAGGGAAGTGTTGGCAGTTCTCTCGAGGCCCCACATCAGTGCAGTGTGGCTGGCCTGGGGGCATGCAGTGTGATCCAGAGCAGCCCAGAGTATCAACTCAGTGATCAGCCTGACTTCCCCAAGGCAGGTTTGGTCCTAAGCCGGAAGGACTCGGGTGCCACCGTAATTTTCCCCCTGTTACAAAGGGCTTCTTATACCTGAGTGCCAGTAGGGGGGGATTGATGAAGTCTGGCCCCCCTCAGGGGTTGATCTCTGCTACTCCCCTGCCCTGGCTCTGACGCGGGGGCTGGGGGACAGGACGATTGTCTGCCAGGACATGCGGCACCAGCATCAGATTTGAGGCagctgtgggtgggtgggtgggtgctgcATCTGACATCCTCTTCTTTTCACAGACCAACCGGAGAGCAAGAAACTGGCTTCCCAGGGAGACTGTAAGTCCACTGGGTGACACAGGCAGAGGGCAGCTTCAGGATCTTAGGAGGTTTCTAGCAGTGGGGAGCTGGAAGTACTGAGCAGACAGCACCTCCTGCATGGAGGCTCTTGGTGTTCCTCTGGGGTCCATGAGCTTTAGAGAACCCAGAGCCTGGGAATTGAGGCAGAAACCTCAGAGTGTGTGTGGTTGTGAGGCGGGCTCCATTGCGTTCACTCGGGAAGGCTCGGAAGCACTGTGATAAGTGCTAGTTGCCCCTCGTGCAGGCAGGAATGCCTGGGGCCGGCAGTGTTTGGGGTCCCAAAGAGGAACCAGGCCAATCTTTCCTTTGGATTTTCTCTCTGCAGCCATCAGTTCTCAGCTTGGACCCATCCATCCTCCCCCCAGGTAAGTTGTGATTTGGAGAACATGTCATTTCTTTTCTCGCTATCTCTGGCCTTTTGTACTGACTTGAGGGAGAGCTCTGTCTGAGGCCACATCGTTTAGGGCTTTGTCTCCCTTGCTGCTTGACCAGGGAAAGGAATGAAAAGCAGAAGGAGCTTCATTTGTCCCTTGTACTTACTGTCTGTGGGGCTGTAGAGAGCACAGGGCTGTGGCTGTTAGCTGTAATGAGGAAGGGGGAGCTCTGCAccctcttgcttcctttgtttgGAGTGGGGACAGTCAGAAGCACAGCTATCCCTCCTCCTAGGAAAAGCTGGGGACTGACCTTAGCCTTCTCATCTGTCTTCCGTAGATTCTTGTTCCCTGAGAGCTGGAGGAGCcagggggtcggggtggggggagggtcttTCTTACCTTTTTGCCCCAGAATGACCTCAGTGAATCTGACGTAGAATCCTTTGTGAAGgaccctgttctttttttttttttttttctcagttggcTAAAGTTTTGTGAAATGCAGTAAAAACAACTTActaggaaaatgaaatgaaaaagatacaaagccagtttttttttttttttttaattaagatctATAGACATCAGATGACACCATCAGATTTCTGTGAAAGTGTCCCAAGTTCTCTCAGCACTGGTCCAGGGGTTCACGCCACCCCAGACCAAGCCTCTCGTGGCccagaaagggaaactgaggccccgagaGGTTGGTTGATCTGCTGTGGGCCGAGGGAGCCCCCGAGCTGTTGTCAGGCTCTGCTTGGGCCTGTGGGGGCTTGGTCCCTATGTCATAGAAGGCGGGGGCTTGGTCCCTATGTCATAGAAGGCAGGGCCTGTGGCTTTGGGGATCTTTCTCCAGGAGGCCCTCTGGCTCTTCCATCCCCCCTACTTCGCTCCTACTTGAGGCTGACTCTCGTCGTCTCTCTTTGCAGGACTTCAATGACAGAAGAGTACAGAGTCCCAGACGGCATGGTGGGACTAAGTGAGTGTGGGTCAGCCGTGATCAGGGATGCCCGTTACCCCCCCGTCTCTGGGACAGTCTCCCAGGAGCCCCCGGCAGCCCAGGAACCTCTGGTTTGAAAGAGCCCATTTCATGCTCTCTCTGTTCCCATCCTCTCTGGCCGGGGGAACAGCGGAGCTCTCAACTTGGCTgctccgcccccccacccccaccccccgaacATCAGCGGGACCGGGACCCCCTCCACACAGTCTTCTCAGCGCCCGGCTCCCCGCCTCAATCtctgcttttgttctttttttccacctAGTCATTGGCAGAGGAGGTGAACAGATTAACAAAATCCAGCAAGATTCGGGCTGCAAAGTGCAGATCTCTCCAGGTATGGGAAGCCAGATCTGGGCCAGGACAggcgctgggctgggctgagctgagcgGGGCTgggcggggtgtgtgtgggggtgctCTTGGGCTCTCTATCATAATCCTCTGATTGCCGTGATTGGATAGAGGTGAAACGGACTGGTGTTCATTGAGCACGTTTTATGTGCTAGGCTCTAGCACGGCGCCTCGAGGTGTAGCTAcaactctttattttcttcagttttctggtgAGCGGGGAGGGCTGGAATCCAGTACAGGGAGCTGCACCCCAGACCCTGCTCTGACCATGTTGCCACCTGAGGTAAACACCTGGTGGAAAACAGGCGGGAATGTGTGAGGCAGGGGAGCTCATTAGGAAGAAGAGCTGAGGtcaggcctgggttcaagtccagtTCTGCCTGCTCCTCGGCAAGTGCCTGCTTTGCAGGGCTTTCTGAGGGCTCGCCCTGCCTAACCTGTGCCCTTCATTGACTGGAAGCTGCTCGTCATCAGTGGTGATGGACGGGGCCCAGGTTTGGGACTTTCTGGAATCTGCCTTGCTTTCCATCTCatcttttttcctaaaagttttgcCTCCCTTACTGGATTGTAAGCTTCCTGACCTTGGCCTTGTGTAGAGCAGCCTCCCAAGTGTTGGAGAGGTAAATTGATCTGTCAGGCCGCCACACGGTGGCAGAAGTAGCCACTGATTGTTCTGGAGGTCTCCTCATCTACATGGAAAGTCCTCCTGGTGGCTGCAGACCCAAGAATGCATTGACCCTATCTTCTCTTCTCTCCAGACAGCGGTGGCCTACCCGAGCGCAGCGTGTCCTTGACAGGAGCCCCGGAGTCTGTGCAGTAAGTCCCTGGCTGGGCCTGTCACTGTGACGAAGAGAGTGGGCAGAAGCCCTCTGGatccctttgaagttgagggtgacTCCTACACCATGTCTCTCAAGCCTTGCCCTCTCCAGGGGGGCTGTCCTGACTCTATGATTCCCCTGAATCCTGAGATCTGGGGAACCTGGGCCTGAATAGCCCCAGCCCCAAGGACAGGACCATTTGTCATCTGTCAGGCCATGTGGGTTGGAATCGCCTTCCCTGGGACCTGGGTGGAGCTGCCAGGCCAGTCCTCTCTCAGGTGATGACACCCATTTTTCCCCTTCCCAGGAAAGCAAAGATGATGCTGGATGATATCGTCTCTCGGGGTCGTGGGGGCCCCCCTGGACAGTTCCACGACAACGCCAACGGGGGCCAGAACGGCACGGTGCAGGAGATCATGATCCCCGCAGGGAAGGCCGGCCTGGTCATCGGCAAAGGTGGAGAGACGATTAAGCAGCTGCAGGTAAGGGAGTGGACCCCTCCCCTCCCAAGAAAGTTTCCTCCCTGGGGCTGTGCGTCTGCACACCGCTGCCCCCAGCCGCTTTGCCAGGGTCCTTCATCCTTTTTGATCACACCCGGCCCCCCACATGCCCCAGAAAGTCCTTTGAGAGCTCAGCACTGACTCTCAACCTTGGCTGTAAAGGAACGGGCTGGAGTGAAGATGATTTTAATCCAAGATGGATCCCAGAACACGAACGTGGACAAACCACTCCGGATCATTGGAGACCCTTACAAAGTACAGGTGACCGCACCCCGGGGGCTAGCGAGGGGttctggggcagagagagggcaggCAGATGAGCTGGAGATTCATATGCAAGTGGAGAGGTTTTCAAGAGCGCTGGCTTTGAAGTCAGCCCAGGACTTGTTCTCTGCTGAACTCTGCCTCCCGGCCGTTTGTACGTGAGCAGGTGGCCTAAACTCCAGAAAATGGGGGTGCTCACCACGTCTGCCTCTTAGGGCGGCGGATAAAGAGCTCGGCACACGTGCGTTGGTCCTTAGCTTAGGCCCGTGACCCCTGGGCACGCGGTGGGGCGGCGGTGCTTATATGAGCACTGTGCTTCGTGTGTTTGTAGCAAGCCTGCGAGATGGTGATGGACATCCTTCGGGAGCGTGACCAGGGTGGCTTTGGGGACCGGAATGAGTATGGATCCCGGATCGGCGGGGGCATTGATGTGAGTGCAGGCTTCCCCAGGTGGATGGAGTGCCAGGATAggctggggggggcggggaggttgGCCAGCGGGCAGTAGAGGGCCGCAGGCTGGGGACAGAGCCCAGCTGACTCTCCTGCGTCCCGCCCGCCCTCAGGTGCCAGTGCCTAGGCATTCTGTGGGGGTGGTCATCGGCCGGAGCGGAGAGATGATTAAGAAGATCCAGAATGACGCGGGTGTTCGGATACAGTTTAAGCAAGGTCAGGGGCCAGCCGGGGGTCCGCTGGGCACGTGGACGTGTTGACCAGGTCTGTCCGCTGAGGAGCACTCTTGGGGTCCCCTGCGGGCAGCTTGGCACCAGGGTTAGCCTGTTGAGCCCCTGCGGTGCCTCATTACTCCTAGACCAGCAGGACATACCTCATCACCTCCCCCCCGGTGGGACAGCCACGTGAGAAAGTGGGTGACAGGCAGCTTTCCAAGTCCAAGGGGAGAGTGTGTTTTTCTCTCCTGTCagatcctctttttccctctccccgCCCAAGGGCTCTCCTGACCACGCCGCCAGGGCCCCTGGGCTGCATTAGCTTACACGGCCCCAGCTCTGGGCTCCTGCCAACCACAGTGAGAGGGtctgtggggaggagggactCCTCTGTGCTTTTGAGAGTTTTGTTGTCAGTTCTTAGTTCTGTCAAGTGCATCCGTTAGTTTTGGGGGATACCTGATTCAGAAAGAAGCCTCATCCGCCACCCTGCCTTAGCTGGTTGGTTTCCTTCTCTGGCACCGTGGGCCCGCCGGCCTTTCTCGGCCCCTGAATACGTGGAGGGCGGCGAGCAGCACTTTGAGGCTGAGATATTTCAGACACCTAGCCTGGTCCAGCTTCTACCCTGAAGAGGCGGTGTTAATGGGGGTTTGGAGTTGTGCTTCTCTTGTAATTGCGTTTTTGTTCTCTGGGTGCTGCCTCAGATGATGGGACGGGTCCCGAGAAGATAGCTCACATAATGGGACCCCCAGACCGGTGTGAGCACGCCGCGAGGATCATCAATGATCTCCTCCAGAGCCTCAGGGTGGGTGGCGTCGGCTGTGCTGAGAAGGGCTGGTGGGGACAGAGGGGCCAGGCTGGGTTCCTGTGTTAACTCTCtgtctcctccctgccctgcagaGTGGTCCCCCGGGCCCTCCAGGGGGTCCTGGCATGCCCCCAGGGGGCCGAGGTCGAGGAAGAGGCCAAGGCAACTGGGGCCCTCCCGGTGGGGAGATGACCTTCTCCATTCCCACTCACAAGTGCGGGCTGGTCATCGGCCGAGGTGAGTAGCCCTTCCACGGGCCCCATCCCTTCCCcgctctcctcccaccctcccttcacAGCCTGTGGCTTCCGCAGGTGGCGAGAACGTGAAAGCCATAAACCAGCAGACGGGCGCCTTTGTAGAGATCTCCCGGCAGCTGCCACCCAACGGGGACCCCAACTTCAAATTGTTCATCATCCGGGGCTCGCCCCAGCAGATCGACCACGCCAAGCAGCTCATCGAGGAGAAGATCgaggtgggctggggaggggctctgGGAGCCTGGGCCTGGCTCCTTCTCCCACTCCACTGACTTGTCCGATTCTCTTTCCTCCAGGGTCCCCTCTGCCCAGTGGGACCAGGCCCTGGGGGCCCAGGCCCTGCCGGCCCCATGGGACCCTTCAACCCCGGGCCCTTCAATCAGGGGCCACCCGGGGCTCCCCCTCAGTGAGTATCCCTGCCGGCTCCCTggggtttggggtggggtggggctgtgcTGGCAGGGAGACTGGCGGACCCTGTGTCCGTCCCCTCCACTGAGATGGCCAGCCCCGCCTCGTGGAAGTGCTGAGCGTTTGGCCTCAGACGTGATCCCGGCCAGCCCCCTGTTTTACAGACACATTCTTAAAAGATGCCACAGGTGTTGCCCTTGGTCTCCACCCACGCGTAGATCCGTGCATGGTGCGCTCGGGGACTTGCACTTCCTTGAGTCAACATAGCCTTTGGCGTTTGCATCGGTCATCTCATGCCCTTCCCTGGGCCAGGAACCCGCAGCGCCACTCAAGGGGTGCTCTGGGTCCCCGTCCGAGCTGCGGCCATCCTCTGTGGGGACCC
It encodes:
- the KHSRP gene encoding far upstream element-binding protein 2 isoform X2; translated protein: MSDYSTGGPPPGPPPPAGGGGGSGGAGGAGGGPPPGPPGAGDRGGGGPGGGGPGGGSAGGPSQPPGGGGPGIRKDAFADAVQRARQIAAKIGGDAATTVNNSTPDFGFGGQKRQLEDGDQPESKKLASQGDSISSQLGPIHPPPRTSMTEEYRVPDGMVGLIIGRGGEQINKIQQDSGCKVQISPDSGGLPERSVSLTGAPESVQKAKMMLDDIVSRGRGGPPGQFHDNANGGQNGTVQEIMIPAGKAGLVIGKGGETIKQLQERAGVKMILIQDGSQNTNVDKPLRIIGDPYKVQQACEMVMDILRERDQGGFGDRNEYGSRIGGGIDVPVPRHSVGVVIGRSGEMIKKIQNDAGVRIQFKQDDGTGPEKIAHIMGPPDRCEHAARIINDLLQSLRSGPPGPPGGPGMPPGGRGRGRGQGNWGPPGGEMTFSIPTHKCGLVIGRGGENVKAINQQTGAFVEISRQLPPNGDPNFKLFIIRGSPQQIDHAKQLIEEKIEGPLCPVGPGPGGPGPAGPMGPFNPGPFNQGPPGAPPHAGGPPPHQYPPQGWGNTYPQWQPPAPHDPNKAAAAAADPNAAWAAYYSHYYQQPPGPVPGPAPAPAAPPTQGEPPQPPPAGQSDYTKAWEEYYKKIGQQPQQPGAPPQQDYTKAWEEYYKKQAQVATGGGPGAPPGSQPDYSAAWAEYYRQQAAYYGQTPGPGGPQPPPTQQGQQQLCPLERPGNDDQPVAMSTPGTQMGHH
- the KHSRP gene encoding far upstream element-binding protein 2 isoform X1, whose product is MSDYSTGGPPPGPPPPAGGGGGSGGAGGAGGGPPPGPPGAGDRGGGGPGGGGPGGGSAGGPSQPPGGGGPGIRKDAFADAVQRARQIAAKIGGDAATTVNNSTPDFGFGGQKRQLEDGDQPESKKLASQGDSISSQLGPIHPPPRTSMTEEYRVPDGMVGLIIGRGGEQINKIQQDSGCKVQISPDSGGLPERSVSLTGAPESVQKAKMMLDDIVSRGRGGPPGQFHDNANGGQNGTVQEIMIPAGKAGLVIGKGGETIKQLQERAGVKMILIQDGSQNTNVDKPLRIIGDPYKVQQACEMVMDILRERDQGGFGDRNEYGSRIGGGIDVPVPRHSVGVVIGRSGEMIKKIQNDAGVRIQFKQDDGTGPEKIAHIMGPPDRCEHAARIINDLLQSLRSGPPGPPGGPGMPPGGRGRGRGQGNWGPPGGEMTFSIPTHKCGLVIGRGGENVKAINQQTGAFVEISRQLPPNGDPNFKLFIIRGSPQQIDHAKQLIEEKIEGPLCPVGPGPGGPGPAGPMGPFNPGPFNQGPPGAPPHAGGPPPHQYPPQGWGNTYPQWQPPAPHDPNKAAAAAADPNAAWAAYYSHYYQQPPGPVPGPAPAPAAPPTQGEPPQPPPAGQSDYTKAWEEYYKKIGQQPQQPGAPPQQDYTKAWEEYYKKQAQVATGGGPGAPPGSQPDYSAAWAEYYRQQAAYYGQTPGPGGPQPPPTQQGQQQASGNCHPPPPPFSFQPPATVHPALVGSAGNPFPCGVCP
- the KHSRP gene encoding far upstream element-binding protein 2 isoform X3 is translated as MSDYSTGGPPPGPPPPAGGGGGSGGAGGAGGGPPPGPPGAGDRGGGGPGGGGPGGGSAGGPSQPPGGGGPGIRKDAFADAVQRARQIAAKIGGDAATTVNNSTPDFGFGGQKRQLEDGDQPESKKLASQGDSISSQLGPIHPPPRTSMTEEYRVPDGMVGLIIGRGGEQINKIQQDSGCKVQISPDSGGLPERSVSLTGAPESVQKAKMMLDDIVSRGRGGPPGQFHDNANGGQNGTVQEIMIPAGKAGLVIGKGGETIKQLQERAGVKMILIQDGSQNTNVDKPLRIIGDPYKVQQACEMVMDILRERDQGGFGDRNEYGSRIGGGIDVPVPRHSVGVVIGRSGEMIKKIQNDAGVRIQFKQDDGTGPEKIAHIMGPPDRCEHAARIINDLLQSLRSGPPGPPGGPGMPPGGRGRGRGQGNWGPPGGEMTFSIPTHKCGLVIGRGGENVKAINQQTGAFVEISRQLPPNGDPNFKLFIIRGSPQQIDHAKQLIEEKIEGPLCPVGPGPGGPGPAGPMGPFNPGPFNQGPPGAPPHAGGPPPHQYPPQGWGNTYPQWQPPAPHDPNKAAAAAADPNAAWAAYYSHYYQQPPGPVPGPAPAPAAPPTQGEPPQPPPAGQSDYTKAWEEYYKKIGQQPQQPGAPPQQDYTKAWEEYYKKQAQVATGGGPGAPPGSQPDYSAAWAEYYRQQAAYYGQTPGPGGPQPPPTQQGQQQAQ